Genomic DNA from bacterium:
GTAGCGGAACCCGAACGCCGATCTGTAGGGCGGTGGATCTTCTCCTGACAGACCAGAATAGTCAAAGAACCCGTATACGTAGAGCCAGCCGCCGCCTTCTTTGTACAGCCGTACCTCGTCGTCGCTAAGTCGGAGTATCGGATCAGACTCTTGAATCGTAAACTTTTGTGTGGGCACGATGATTACGCCTATGGTCTCAGCCTCGTTTTCTCGGTATGCAGGCGCGGATCGCGGATTCTCCAACTTGTCCGGTGGTCGTACAACAATAGCCTGAATAAGAAATCGCACGAGTCGACCGGGTGATCTTCCGTAGTTGTGAACATCAAAGGTAATCTCCCGGTCGGGGGTGTCGGGGGGATGAGTCCACCTCATGGTGGTCGGATCAACAGCAAGGTGGGGGCGTTCCGTTATGTCCAACGCGTAGCGAGTTTCCCTGTTGCTGTCGAGCATCGCCCGCCAAGTAAGCGTGGCAAATACGATAGTTGCCACAGCAAGAATCCAATCGGCTCGCCACGTCTGGATCCATGCCCGAAGTTTCCTCAGTTGTATTCCCATCGCGGCATCGCGATATGTGCGCCCCTTAATGGCACTTGCTACAATTAGGACTGTCCCGATGTTTACACAGACCGTTACTCGCGTCCTTTCGCGCCTCGGCCTGGATCAGCGTGGCGCTGACCCGCATCCACGCCAGCCCTCGCCCATGCTGCTCCAGAAGGCTAAGGCCATGTTCTCGTCCCCCGACTGGACCTACGAGCCGAAGTGGGACGGGTTCCGAATCCTGGCGAGCGTCCGGGACGGATCCGTGCGCCTCATCTCCCGCAACGGGCACTCGTTCACGAATCTCTTCGGACCGATCTCCGATTCGCTGCGAGGTTTCCCCGTCTCGATTCTCCTCGACGGGGAAGTCATCGTCATCAACGACAAGGGCCAGCCGGACTTCGAGGCGCTCCAGGCCCGCCTCCGTCCCAGGAATGGGAAGTTGCTCGGCCATCTGTGCTACATGGTCTTCGACTGCCTCTATGTGAACGGGCACTCGCTCCTCGCCCGGCCCCTTGAGGAGCGCCAGGCCGTGCTCTGGGAGCTACAACACACGCTCCAAACCGATGAGGTGAAACTAACCGAGGGCTTCCCAGCGGCGAAGAGTAAGCGGTTGATGAAGGCGTGTGCTCTCATGGGGCTCGAAGGTGTTGTGATGAAGCGGAAGGGGAGCATCTATCGGCCCGGCTTCCAGAGCCCGGACTGGCTCAAAGTCCCGATCCGTCACCGCGAGGAGTTCATTGTGGCTGGCTACTTGCCGAGCCCGCGCGGGTTCAGCACGCTGATCCTGGGCCAGCATAATCGCGAGGGGAACTTCGTCTACGCGGGGTTCTGCGGCAACGGCCTGTCGGACGAGACCCGTGCAGTCCTCCTTGAAGAACTGAAGGCGACTCAGCGGAAGACGTGTCCTTTTCGCACAGTGCCGGATCTGCGGGACGACTTCAGAGAGTTGCCGGACGTACCGCCCCGATGGGTTAGACCGAGCATCGTTGTAGAGATCGAGTACCGTCAACGCCTCACGGACGGGTTGCGTCATGCCGCCCTCAAGGCTATCCGGCCAGACAAGAAGCCGGGAGTAATCCGGCGGTCGGCGAATTATGAGCATGGCCCCTTGTACCCCCCTTGAGCGGGTCGTGGAGGCTCAAATGATTGCTGGTGGCTTTGGCGACTTTGATATTAAGTCTCTACTGAACTTCGATCCGCCGAGTTACCGCTGCAAAGCGTGCCTCGGGATTCTCAACTTCCATGACATCTTTTTGCGAGGGGCTAGTGAACCGCGTTGTCCGGTTTGCGCTGCTCTTTATATTCCGATGGAAGACTACACGCACCGGCAAATCTGGCCGTACATGGAATCGCAAGGCCTCTTCATCAGGTATGAGAACGTCATTGAGCACGCCCGCATGCTAGCCTTGATCGCGGACTGTCATCCGCCACTTACAACATTGTTGAAGGCTCTTACCCAGGCTAAGCACTTCGTGCACTTCGTCACTTTTGGAATGAGCCATATCTTAGTCGGTGTGCTAAAGATGACGGCGGTAAGAGTTCCCGTATGCGGCATCGTCTCGAACGTGGACGAAGGCCTGGCAGATGAACTGACGGGACATCGCGACGAGGCACCTAACCTGAACGTGAAGGTTTTCGTGAAGGGCTTCGAGAGAAACGCTCCGCCAGACGACTGGAGCAGGATCCCTCACCAGAAACTGGTTGTTGTGGATGGACTTCTCGCGTTCAAGGGCTCGGCCAATTTGACGGTGAGCGCGTGGCGGAAGGCCGCAGAGGGTCGGGATGCTATCGAACTGGTGACCAATGTCCGTGAGGTAAAGGACCTCAACAACCGATACTTCAGTCCTGTTTGGCACGAAATCGGCGGCAGTGTCTCGCAAATCAACGTGACACTCAAGCGCTCCTGAAACCGCCATGCCAATGCCTAACTAGACTCCTTGGTCGATTCGCCGGGTGTTTCAACTGGACAAACTCTCAACCGCACAGTTCCTTGGCGGCGCTGTCACCGCCGCGTTGGGCTTCCTAGCGGCTTACGTTCTGGCACGACTCCAGCGCCTCTGGGACGCTAAAGATGCTGCGACTGCCGCTCGCGCCTCGCTCATCCAGCAGGTCAGAGTCCCGCTAGAGATCATCCGCGAAGAGATCCGCACCGTCCGGGGCTTTTACTACACTAGGGCTGATGAGGAAGGGATAACCCGAGCGCTGCGGGAGGCAATCTACGGATTGCGTGATGAGACGCTCATTCGTGAGTTCGAGACGGGGTTGCTCCCACTCAGGTCATTTGCTCTCGGCACGGAGCGGAAGTTGTCGGGAGAGAGGTGCAAGGACCAGGTAGATGCCATGCTGAAGCGGCTTGCCGAACTGGAGACGAAGCCCCGTACCTGAGCCGGTAGCAGCAAGAGCCTGAGTGGGAGAAAATAGCCCAAAATTTTTTCAGGCAGACTCCATTCCCCAATACTTCTTCCGGCCACC
This window encodes:
- the ligD gene encoding non-homologous end-joining DNA ligase, yielding MFTQTVTRVLSRLGLDQRGADPHPRQPSPMLLQKAKAMFSSPDWTYEPKWDGFRILASVRDGSVRLISRNGHSFTNLFGPISDSLRGFPVSILLDGEVIVINDKGQPDFEALQARLRPRNGKLLGHLCYMVFDCLYVNGHSLLARPLEERQAVLWELQHTLQTDEVKLTEGFPAAKSKRLMKACALMGLEGVVMKRKGSIYRPGFQSPDWLKVPIRHREEFIVAGYLPSPRGFSTLILGQHNREGNFVYAGFCGNGLSDETRAVLLEELKATQRKTCPFRTVPDLRDDFRELPDVPPRWVRPSIVVEIEYRQRLTDGLRHAALKAIRPDKKPGVIRRSANYEHGPLYPP